The following DNA comes from Brassica oleracea var. oleracea cultivar TO1000 chromosome C5, BOL, whole genome shotgun sequence.
GAGTTTCATTATCCACTCTAGCCTGCAGCTCAAGCATCTAAACCCCCAGACAATGAAAGGGAATCAACCAATTGACATATTCATATAATGTACACACAAACACCTTATGTAGCTTACAAGGAAACCAAAAAATCATATAGACAAAAACCAAAAGCTAGCTATGAACACAGAATGGGAGATGGATTTGGATCGAAAGCAAACATTTTTCAAATGCACAAAGTGGCAGTTCGAAGACACGCTTGATCCTATCAACTGCCCTTTCCACTACTTCTGCGACAGCAACTACGCCGGCGACTACCCTGAATTCATCGACGTTCTTGTTTTCTTCTTCGTCACGTTTTCTTACTTGACCACGCTACTCGCCGTCTTAAAGAAAGTACTATCAAGAACAAGAAGAGTCAGAGAAGATGATGGTGTTGATGATGATGATAAAGCGAAAAGGTACTTACTCCCTTCAGGTCCACTCTCTCTTCCTCTGATCCTCCTGATCCTCGCAAAAGGCCAAAGAATCAACACCCTTTTCCCCATTTCCATCTTCGGACCCGCCATCCTGCAGCTAGTCCAGCTCTCTGTGCTTATATTCGAAAACAGCATCGAAAAGGAAGCGAGCTTTGTCTTTTTCGAAGCCTCGACTATCTCCGGTATTCTCCACGCGAGTCTTTACTTAGACGCTGTGATTCTCCCTTACTACACAGGGTACGATGCTCTCGTCACCTCGACGTT
Coding sequences within:
- the LOC106343503 gene encoding uncharacterized protein LOC106343503 — its product is MNTEWEMDLDRKQTFFKCTKWQFEDTLDPINCPFHYFCDSNYAGDYPEFIDVLVFFFVTFSYLTTLLAVLKKVLSRTRRVREDDGVDDDDKAKRYLLPSGPLSLPLILLILAKGQRINTLFPISIFGPAILQLVQLSVLIFENSIEKEASFVFFEASTISGILHASLYLDAVILPYYTGYDALVTSTFSGVCKSCICRKEALTVGGKIVAYRGWSSTSFLLVGVLCLRIICKLCREEAKRKKVFVVKNVVEGLAWVVLVRDCVYLAVMSPVEEPVMFRVYVFGSVLVLMCVHVISQVCCLVSRRQSKKTTNT